The Hymenobacter sp. DG01 genome has a segment encoding these proteins:
- a CDS encoding SBBP repeat-containing protein, which translates to MPSFLQCAGAAFGLLLQTTAAYAQIPVFSWASGGEKPTRFGQQAQARSIATDAAGNTYVAGTFRETLTLGATTLTATADYDVFVAKLDPAGVYTWAVRAGGNDEDIATAVALDAAGNVYVTGHTESYLPSFGNQQIVNSGYGTHLFLAKLSPEGQWLRVSHSSGVNTNNFIFPEGLAVDAAGNAYVTGGLRCYDATFGSHLVRNEGVYNAFVAKLSAAGTWDWAVTEGGSRSYDFGQGIGVDGSGNVYVTGTFEGDLARFGTIPLRRDNWRSNMFVSKLNAQGQWQWAVSGGGSAQTRGNGLAVDASGNVFVTGAVAGKQARFGTVPASKEDDSFDLLVARLSPEGQWQWAVRGGGPEQDAGLDVALDAGGNVLVAGNFAGTRVSFGSLPPLSAAGPTDVVVAGLTAAGSWRWAVGSGGPGEDLALAIASNPATGATQVAGTFQGASISLGETQLPGGTPYYEYFADRFFVTSVQDLARPAAATLTLWPNPSRGTVWATGLEPDQPVQVFDALGRLVAANARPAYEVQGLNLPPLTPGMYVVRCGKQSQRILIQ; encoded by the coding sequence ATGCCTTCCTTTTTACAGTGTGCTGGTGCGGCCTTCGGGCTTTTACTTCAAACTACCGCGGCATACGCCCAGATTCCCGTGTTTTCCTGGGCCTCCGGTGGTGAGAAACCAACCCGTTTTGGGCAGCAGGCTCAGGCGCGCAGCATAGCCACCGATGCCGCCGGTAACACCTACGTAGCAGGTACATTCCGGGAAACCCTCACCCTTGGTGCCACTACCCTCACCGCTACTGCCGACTATGATGTGTTCGTGGCCAAGCTGGACCCAGCGGGCGTCTATACCTGGGCCGTACGGGCCGGGGGAAACGACGAAGACATTGCGACGGCCGTGGCCCTGGATGCGGCCGGCAACGTGTACGTGACCGGGCACACTGAAAGCTACCTACCCAGCTTCGGCAATCAGCAGATAGTAAACTCCGGCTACGGCACCCACCTGTTCCTGGCCAAGCTGAGCCCCGAGGGCCAGTGGCTGCGGGTAAGTCACTCCAGCGGCGTTAACACCAACAACTTTATTTTCCCGGAAGGGTTGGCTGTGGATGCAGCCGGCAATGCCTACGTGACGGGCGGCTTGCGCTGCTACGATGCCACCTTCGGTTCGCACCTTGTCCGTAATGAGGGGGTGTATAATGCTTTTGTGGCTAAGCTTAGTGCCGCCGGCACCTGGGACTGGGCCGTGACCGAAGGCGGTAGCCGCAGCTACGATTTCGGGCAGGGCATTGGGGTTGACGGCAGCGGCAACGTGTACGTGACCGGCACCTTCGAGGGCGACTTGGCCCGCTTCGGCACTATACCGCTGCGCCGCGACAACTGGCGCAGCAATATGTTCGTGAGCAAGCTCAACGCGCAGGGCCAGTGGCAGTGGGCCGTGAGCGGAGGAGGCAGCGCCCAGACGCGGGGCAATGGCCTAGCCGTGGACGCAAGTGGAAATGTATTCGTAACGGGCGCCGTAGCGGGCAAGCAGGCACGGTTTGGCACTGTGCCTGCTTCCAAAGAAGATGACAGCTTCGACTTGCTGGTGGCCCGGCTGAGTCCTGAGGGCCAGTGGCAGTGGGCCGTGCGCGGCGGCGGACCCGAGCAGGATGCGGGCCTGGATGTTGCGCTGGACGCTGGGGGTAATGTACTCGTTGCTGGTAATTTCGCCGGAACTCGCGTCTCGTTCGGGTCCCTACCTCCTCTGTCGGCAGCGGGCCCAACCGATGTAGTGGTGGCGGGCCTTACCGCCGCAGGTAGCTGGCGCTGGGCCGTGGGCAGCGGCGGCCCCGGCGAAGACCTTGCCCTGGCTATAGCCAGCAACCCCGCCACGGGTGCCACTCAAGTGGCGGGCACTTTCCAGGGTGCCTCCATTTCCCTGGGCGAAACCCAACTGCCGGGCGGCACGCCGTACTATGAGTATTTCGCGGACCGTTTTTTCGTGACCAGCGTTCAGGATTTGGCCCGGCCCGCTGCGGCTACCCTTACCCTTTGGCCCAACCCCAGCCGCGGTACCGTGTGGGCTACGGGTCTGGAGCCCGATCAGCCGGTGCAGGTGTTCGACGCCCTAGGCCGACTAGTAGCCGCCAACGCCCGGCCCGCCTACGAAGTTCAGGGCTTAAACCTACCCCCTCTAACTCCTGGCATGTACGTGGTGCGCTGCGGCAAGCAAAGCCAGCGCATCCTGATTCAGTAG
- a CDS encoding ABC transporter permease gives MIRHLFTLIWNRKRSNFLLMAEILLSFFVLFVVSVLLVNNYYNYRQPMGFTSDNVWEFNINPGQDTISRKETLQRLVQELKATPGVAAVTWTSDNTPFSFSNMNTDEYLYKDKQAPLTEYYDADDDMAKVLGLNVVAGRWFDRRDDASSRHHVVVNKRFAEEMFGQESAVGKVMTNEKHDEEWQVVGVVDAYRSGSDFAANDPALFSRRALQDTARLGNTEQPILLVRVQPGSAAVLEQQLVRKIKAVTKGWDANVNTLAENRKDKMKFMMTPLIALGMVGVFLILNVALGLFGVLWFNISQRKSEIGLRRALGATGNAISGQFLGEMLVVTTFGVLGGLVLAAQFPLLGVFGLPQQVYIVAMVLATVLIFLLTAICALQPSRQAAGIHPAVALREE, from the coding sequence ATGATCCGTCATCTGTTTACTCTGATCTGGAACCGGAAGCGCTCCAACTTCCTGCTGATGGCCGAAATCCTGCTGTCGTTTTTCGTGCTGTTCGTGGTGAGCGTACTGCTCGTCAACAACTACTACAACTACCGGCAGCCCATGGGCTTCACCTCGGATAACGTGTGGGAGTTCAACATCAACCCCGGCCAAGATACCATCAGCCGCAAGGAAACGCTCCAGCGGCTGGTGCAGGAGCTGAAAGCTACGCCCGGCGTGGCCGCCGTTACCTGGACCAGCGACAATACGCCGTTCTCGTTCAGCAACATGAATACCGATGAGTACCTCTACAAAGACAAGCAGGCTCCCCTCACGGAATATTATGATGCCGACGATGACATGGCAAAGGTACTGGGCCTGAACGTGGTAGCCGGCCGCTGGTTCGACCGTCGCGACGATGCCTCGTCGCGCCACCACGTGGTAGTAAATAAGCGGTTTGCGGAAGAGATGTTCGGGCAGGAGTCGGCGGTAGGTAAAGTAATGACCAATGAGAAGCACGACGAGGAATGGCAGGTGGTAGGTGTAGTGGATGCCTACCGCTCCGGCAGCGACTTCGCCGCCAACGACCCCGCCTTGTTTTCCCGGCGTGCGCTGCAGGATACGGCCCGGTTAGGCAACACGGAGCAACCTATTCTGCTGGTGCGCGTGCAGCCCGGCAGCGCCGCCGTGCTGGAGCAGCAGCTGGTGCGCAAAATCAAGGCCGTGACCAAGGGTTGGGATGCCAACGTGAATACCCTGGCCGAGAACCGCAAGGATAAAATGAAGTTCATGATGACGCCCCTGATTGCCCTGGGCATGGTAGGCGTATTCCTGATCCTCAACGTGGCGCTGGGCCTGTTTGGGGTGCTGTGGTTCAACATCAGCCAACGCAAATCCGAAATCGGGCTGCGGCGGGCCTTGGGCGCCACTGGCAACGCCATCAGCGGGCAGTTTCTGGGCGAAATGCTGGTGGTTACTACGTTTGGCGTGCTGGGGGGGCTGGTATTGGCCGCGCAATTCCCGCTTTTGGGCGTGTTTGGCCTGCCCCAGCAGGTGTATATCGTGGCCATGGTGCTGGCCACGGTGCTCATTTTCCTGCTCACGGCCATCTGTGCCCTGCAGCCCAGCCGGCAGGCCGCCGGTATTCATCCGGCCGTTGCGCTTCGGGAGGAGTAG
- a CDS encoding ABC transporter permease, with protein sequence MLLSYLKIAWKVLLRRKFFTFISLFGISFTLMVLLVVAAMFDHLVGAHAPETRINKMLFVNFMHVRWTGGGNQNSPPSYYLLDKFVRPLKTPEKVAVYSNFHSTPSYVGNNRLDLDLKYTDEVFWQVLDFTFHEGKPFSEGEVKSAARVAVINRATARKYFGTDQGVVGRTIEINQTNYRVQGVVENVPALRFSSYADVWVPLTTSPNDLQRVQLNGDYAAIIQVKSEADIPAVQAEFDQMMKRVPLPDPKNMKYMEMHAEPLLASFSRQLMNPFTDYASDGLTILFSILSGLALLFMMLPALNLVNINVSRIMERSSEIGVRKAFGATSRTLIGQFLVENIFLTAIGGLLGLLLAYGALQLIGGSQVLAYAHFELNWRIFGWALLVTLIFGVLSGVYPAFKMSRLQPVQALKGGSK encoded by the coding sequence ATGTTGCTTAGCTACCTCAAAATTGCCTGGAAAGTCTTGCTGCGCCGCAAGTTCTTCACCTTCATCAGCCTGTTCGGCATCTCCTTCACCCTCATGGTGCTGCTGGTGGTGGCGGCCATGTTCGACCACTTAGTGGGTGCCCATGCCCCCGAAACGCGCATCAATAAGATGCTGTTCGTCAACTTCATGCACGTTCGGTGGACGGGTGGGGGTAACCAGAACTCGCCGCCCAGCTACTACCTGCTCGATAAGTTTGTGCGCCCCCTCAAAACGCCCGAGAAGGTGGCCGTGTACTCCAACTTTCACTCCACGCCCAGCTACGTCGGCAACAACCGCCTCGACCTGGACCTGAAGTACACCGATGAGGTGTTCTGGCAGGTACTGGATTTTACTTTTCATGAAGGCAAGCCTTTCAGCGAGGGCGAAGTAAAATCGGCGGCGCGGGTGGCCGTTATCAACCGCGCCACGGCCCGCAAGTACTTCGGCACCGACCAAGGCGTGGTAGGCCGCACCATCGAAATCAACCAAACCAACTACCGCGTTCAGGGAGTGGTGGAAAATGTGCCGGCCCTGCGCTTCAGCTCCTACGCCGACGTGTGGGTGCCCCTGACCACCAGCCCCAACGACCTGCAGCGCGTGCAGCTCAACGGCGATTATGCCGCTATCATCCAGGTGAAGTCGGAAGCGGATATACCGGCCGTGCAGGCTGAGTTCGACCAGATGATGAAACGCGTGCCCCTGCCCGACCCGAAGAACATGAAGTATATGGAAATGCACGCCGAGCCGCTGCTGGCGTCCTTTTCGCGGCAACTCATGAACCCCTTCACCGATTACGCCTCCGACGGCCTGACGATTCTGTTCTCTATTCTCTCGGGCCTGGCCCTGCTGTTTATGATGCTGCCCGCCCTGAACCTGGTGAACATCAACGTGAGCCGCATTATGGAGCGCTCCTCTGAAATCGGGGTTCGCAAGGCCTTCGGGGCTACCAGCCGCACGCTTATCGGGCAGTTTCTGGTCGAGAATATTTTTCTCACGGCCATCGGTGGGTTGCTGGGGCTGCTGCTCGCCTACGGGGCCCTGCAGCTTATCGGGGGCTCACAGGTGCTGGCCTACGCCCACTTCGAGCTGAACTGGCGGATTTTCGGCTGGGCCCTGCTCGTGACCTTGATTTTCGGCGTGCTCTCGGGCGTGTATCCGGCCTTCAAAATGTCGCGGCTGCAGCCGGTTCAAGCCCTGAAGGGGGGTAGTAAGTAA
- a CDS encoding PAS domain-containing sensor histidine kinase, translating into MTLRVKFLLFVTIIHAVLIVLAGQVMRTNPPLFVGLEVLLLISIILTVQLYRGFVRPFQLIAAGTEAIRVRDFSMKFVPVGQREMDQLIDVYNHMIDELRRERVTQHEKSYLLESLIQASPAGVLLLSFDGHIEGVNPAAERMLGLSAPQLLGQLPAQLPGDWGAALTGLSSREPQVVQLSGIQTYRAHCSHFVDRGFTRQFIMLEELTQDLIRQEKRAYEKLIRMMSHEINNSIGAINSILQSFHYYAPQLRPDDQPDFTEALDVSTGRNTHLANFIANFANLVRLPLPQCQPTDVHAQLRSIGRLLQVQAERRRILWHWELAPEALVVVLDPLQLEQALLNISKNALEAIGENGNIWVRTTQQPARIIIENDGPGIPPEVQRRLFTPFFSTKRDGQGIGLTLVRDILLAHHFRFELAATAHSTTAFTIWLTPAAGRN; encoded by the coding sequence ATGACCCTGCGCGTTAAGTTTCTGCTCTTTGTCACGATAATTCACGCTGTGCTCATTGTGCTGGCCGGGCAGGTAATGCGCACAAATCCGCCGTTGTTTGTGGGGCTGGAAGTGCTACTGCTGATCAGCATAATTCTGACGGTGCAGCTGTACCGGGGCTTTGTGCGGCCGTTTCAGCTGATTGCGGCCGGCACCGAGGCCATTCGCGTCCGGGACTTCTCCATGAAGTTTGTGCCCGTGGGGCAACGCGAGATGGACCAGCTCATTGATGTGTACAACCACATGATTGACGAGCTGCGCCGGGAGCGGGTAACCCAGCACGAGAAAAGCTACCTGCTCGAAAGCCTGATTCAGGCCTCGCCGGCCGGGGTGCTGCTGCTGTCCTTTGATGGGCACATTGAGGGCGTGAACCCCGCCGCCGAGCGCATGCTGGGCTTGTCGGCGCCGCAGCTGCTGGGTCAGCTGCCGGCCCAGCTGCCCGGCGACTGGGGCGCGGCCCTGACGGGGCTTTCCAGCCGGGAGCCGCAGGTGGTGCAGCTCTCCGGCATCCAGACCTACCGCGCGCATTGTTCCCACTTCGTGGACCGGGGCTTTACCCGCCAGTTTATTATGCTGGAAGAGCTGACCCAGGACCTGATCCGGCAGGAGAAACGGGCCTACGAGAAGCTGATCCGGATGATGTCGCACGAAATCAACAACTCCATCGGCGCCATCAATTCCATTCTGCAGAGCTTCCACTATTACGCCCCCCAGCTCCGCCCCGACGACCAGCCCGATTTCACGGAGGCCCTGGACGTATCCACCGGGCGCAATACGCACCTGGCCAACTTCATTGCCAATTTCGCCAACCTGGTGCGCCTGCCGCTACCCCAGTGCCAGCCCACCGATGTGCACGCGCAGCTCCGCTCCATTGGCCGTCTGTTGCAGGTGCAGGCGGAGCGCCGCCGCATCCTGTGGCACTGGGAGCTGGCGCCGGAGGCGTTGGTGGTAGTGCTGGACCCCCTGCAGCTGGAGCAGGCCCTGCTGAACATCAGCAAAAACGCCCTGGAAGCTATTGGCGAAAATGGGAACATCTGGGTCCGGACCACGCAACAGCCCGCCCGCATTATCATTGAAAACGACGGCCCCGGCATTCCGCCCGAGGTGCAGCGCCGCCTGTTCACGCCCTTTTTCAGCACCAAGCGCGACGGCCAGGGCATTGGCCTGACGCTGGTGCGCGACATCCTGCTGGCCCACCATTTCCGGTTCGAGCTAGCCGCCACCGCCCATAGCACCACGGCCTTCACCATTTGGCTAACGCCAGCCGCCGGCCGCAACTAG
- a CDS encoding sigma-54 dependent transcriptional regulator: MILIIDDDVAIRTSLGLLLKQAGYPAKGVATPEEALQLVQQAPPRLVLMDMNYSLETSGQDGVRLLAQVKRLAPQVPVILITGWGSIALAVEGMKAGAAEFITKPWHNDSLLQTIRTILALHEPDEETDPATLTRRQLDKQYNFQGIVGQDARLLHVLRNVGQVAATDASVLIEGESGTGKELIAEAVHQNSQRRRQPFVKVNLGGISASLFESEMFGHRRGAFTDAKTDRIGRFELANGGTIFLDEIGELDLSSQVKLLRVLQDRTYEVLGDSKPRRLDIRVICATNRNLAEMVQQGRFREDLFYRINLITVRLPALRERPQDIPLLVQHFVDGLRATYNRPALKVGVRAQHWLQEQPLPGNIRELKNLVERAILVSGKDELGPEDFQAQFQRLPPRPAETGELPEPGTMTLDELEAQMIRRTLEHYGGNISRVAKALGLSRGALYRRLEKYAIPFDAE, from the coding sequence ATGATCTTGATTATTGACGACGATGTGGCAATACGCACCTCGCTGGGGCTGCTGCTGAAGCAGGCCGGCTACCCCGCCAAGGGCGTTGCTACCCCCGAAGAAGCCTTGCAGCTGGTGCAGCAGGCTCCCCCTCGTTTGGTGCTCATGGACATGAACTACTCGCTGGAAACCAGCGGGCAGGATGGCGTGCGCCTGCTGGCCCAGGTTAAGCGCCTCGCCCCGCAGGTTCCCGTCATCCTGATTACCGGCTGGGGCTCTATTGCGCTGGCGGTGGAAGGCATGAAAGCTGGGGCCGCTGAGTTCATTACCAAGCCCTGGCACAACGACTCCCTGCTCCAGACCATCCGCACCATCCTGGCCCTGCACGAGCCCGACGAGGAAACCGACCCCGCCACCCTCACGCGCCGGCAGCTTGATAAGCAGTACAACTTCCAAGGCATTGTGGGGCAGGATGCCCGCCTGTTGCACGTGTTGCGCAACGTAGGCCAGGTGGCCGCCACCGATGCCTCCGTACTGATTGAGGGCGAATCGGGGACGGGCAAGGAGCTGATTGCCGAGGCCGTGCACCAGAACAGCCAGCGCCGCCGTCAGCCCTTCGTGAAGGTAAACCTGGGCGGCATTTCGGCCAGTTTGTTTGAGAGTGAGATGTTCGGGCACCGCCGTGGGGCCTTCACCGATGCTAAAACCGACCGCATCGGCCGCTTCGAGCTGGCCAATGGCGGCACTATCTTCCTGGATGAAATAGGGGAGCTGGACCTGAGCAGCCAGGTAAAGCTGCTGCGGGTACTGCAAGACCGCACCTACGAGGTGCTCGGCGACAGTAAGCCGCGCCGCCTTGATATCCGGGTGATTTGCGCCACCAACCGCAACCTGGCCGAAATGGTGCAGCAGGGCCGCTTCCGCGAGGACTTGTTCTACCGCATCAACCTGATTACGGTGCGCCTCCCGGCCCTGCGCGAGCGGCCCCAGGATATTCCGCTGCTGGTGCAGCACTTCGTGGATGGGCTGCGCGCCACCTACAACCGCCCGGCCCTGAAAGTAGGCGTCCGGGCCCAGCACTGGCTGCAGGAGCAGCCGCTGCCGGGCAACATCAGGGAGCTGAAAAACCTGGTGGAGCGGGCCATACTGGTCAGCGGCAAAGACGAGCTGGGTCCCGAAGATTTCCAGGCCCAGTTTCAGCGCCTACCCCCGCGCCCCGCCGAAACCGGCGAGCTGCCCGAACCCGGTACCATGACCCTGGATGAGCTGGAGGCCCAGATGATCCGGCGCACGCTGGAGCACTACGGCGGCAACATCAGCCGCGTAGCCAAAGCTCTGGGCCTGAGTCGCGGCGCCCTTTACCGCCGCTTGGAAAAGTACGCCATTCCGTTTGATGCGGAGTAG
- a CDS encoding RNA polymerase sigma factor, with protein sequence MKTLVLPLSDAELVAACRRGSAAAQQELYHRFAPKMLALCLRYVHHEFDAEEVLARGFVKVFRCLGQFEGRGSLEGWVRRIVVHEALSYLRRREILTLRLEDCHTGHLATDLPTADVELQAADLLRLVQELPAGYRAVFNLCALEGYTHPEVAALLGISEGTSKSQLSKARAVLQRQVAALHSSFSTSYAQAHVA encoded by the coding sequence ATGAAAACGCTAGTCCTCCCGCTTTCTGACGCTGAACTGGTTGCGGCCTGCCGCCGGGGCAGCGCTGCGGCCCAGCAGGAGCTGTACCACCGCTTCGCCCCGAAGATGCTGGCCCTCTGCCTGCGCTACGTCCACCACGAGTTCGACGCCGAAGAGGTGCTGGCGCGCGGCTTCGTGAAGGTGTTTCGGTGCCTGGGTCAGTTCGAGGGCCGGGGCAGCCTGGAAGGGTGGGTGCGCCGCATTGTGGTGCACGAGGCCCTGAGCTACCTGCGCCGCCGCGAAATCCTTACGCTTCGCCTGGAGGACTGCCACACCGGCCACCTGGCCACCGACCTGCCCACCGCCGACGTGGAGCTGCAAGCAGCTGACCTGCTGCGGCTGGTGCAGGAGCTGCCGGCCGGCTACCGGGCCGTGTTCAACCTCTGCGCCCTGGAGGGCTACACCCACCCCGAGGTGGCCGCGCTGCTCGGTATTTCAGAAGGCACCAGTAAGTCGCAGCTCAGCAAAGCCCGCGCGGTGCTGCAGCGGCAGGTGGCCGCGCTTCATTCTTCCTTTTCTACTTCCTACGCCCAAGCTCATGTTGCTTAG